From Pseudomonas sp. stari2, a single genomic window includes:
- a CDS encoding Fic/DOC family protein produces MTFDPFGDFETAGYLQNSLQLKDPVEVKESEHLSFELSIEEALAYLAKKKPIDYQSVLKVHEILFSGFYHWAGKDRNELVPHLAVFKGSLDDPRSTVFERPASIKMSVDYALKLAADKKRFRDHPGGVMGQLAFAHPFLDGNGRAILLVFMELCYRAGFAIDWSRTSKDDYLRALSDEIREPRERHLDNYLNPFVVDISSRDEWPETISGIRGLDGLDKEDITYENLDNPQVQQIYKTYRAQPLDAEPPEPES; encoded by the coding sequence ATGACTTTCGATCCGTTCGGCGACTTCGAAACGGCTGGATATCTTCAAAACTCGCTGCAACTGAAAGATCCCGTTGAAGTAAAAGAGTCAGAACATCTTTCGTTCGAATTGAGTATCGAAGAGGCGCTTGCCTATCTGGCCAAGAAAAAGCCGATCGATTACCAGAGTGTACTCAAGGTTCACGAGATCCTGTTCTCAGGCTTCTATCACTGGGCAGGAAAAGACCGGAACGAGCTCGTCCCCCATCTGGCAGTCTTCAAGGGCTCTCTCGACGACCCTCGTAGCACAGTCTTCGAGCGCCCGGCCTCCATCAAAATGTCTGTCGACTATGCGCTCAAGCTCGCAGCAGACAAGAAACGCTTCAGGGACCATCCCGGCGGAGTGATGGGCCAACTGGCTTTCGCACACCCCTTCCTGGACGGCAATGGACGCGCGATTCTATTGGTCTTCATGGAGCTCTGTTATCGAGCCGGGTTCGCCATCGACTGGTCAAGAACAAGCAAAGACGACTACTTGCGGGCACTCAGCGACGAGATCCGAGAGCCGCGCGAAAGGCATCTCGATAACTACCTCAACCCGTTCGTAGTCGATATATCCAGTCGTGACGAATGGCCAGAGACCATCAGTGGCATCAGAGGCCTGGATGGCCTGGACAAGGAAGACATCACTTACGAGAACCTGGACAACCCCCAAGTCCAGCAGATCTACAAGACATACCGGGCCCAGCCCCTGGACGCCGAGCCTCCCGAGCCCGAAAGCTGA
- a CDS encoding lysozyme inhibitor LprI family protein, with protein MIKLKALLELVAGVSLAALLVPAHSQETCNPDSFSNPDLIICGQQSFEKVDAVLNEQYKKALVGLAPTDKKKLTDVQKKWVRFKEAYCEDIYQSALPGAEAPIEKLGCLVQTTNARLGELIALQTGLPLDGFYKAASAMAGQDREKGLTASMERLGGDNFDDPLWRQ; from the coding sequence ATGATCAAACTCAAGGCGCTCTTAGAGCTGGTCGCGGGTGTTTCTTTGGCTGCTTTGCTGGTTCCTGCACATTCCCAGGAAACCTGCAATCCCGACAGCTTTTCCAATCCCGATTTGATCATTTGCGGTCAGCAGTCTTTCGAGAAAGTCGATGCAGTGCTGAATGAGCAATACAAGAAAGCGCTGGTCGGTTTGGCGCCGACCGACAAGAAGAAACTGACTGATGTGCAAAAGAAGTGGGTGCGCTTCAAAGAGGCGTATTGCGAGGATATCTATCAGTCGGCATTGCCCGGTGCAGAGGCGCCCATCGAAAAGCTTGGGTGCCTGGTGCAAACCACCAATGCCCGGTTGGGGGAGTTAATCGCCCTGCAGACAGGACTACCCCTGGACGGTTTTTATAAAGCTGCATCGGCCATGGCGGGGCAAGATCGAGAAAAAGGTCTGACGGCTTCCATGGAGCGATTGGGGGGTGACAACTTCGACGATCCGTTGTGGCGGCAGTAA
- the recG gene encoding ATP-dependent DNA helicase RecG: MTELSQVSVTALKGVGEAMAEKLAKVGLENLQDVLFHLPLRYQDRTRVVPIGALRPGQDAVVEGTVSGADVVMGRRRSLVVRLQDGTGGLSLRFYHFSNAQKEGLKRGTRIRCYGEARPGASGLEIYHPEYRAINGDEPPPVDETLTPVYPLTEGLTQARLRQLCMQTLTLLKPATLPDWLPTELARDYQLAPLADAIRYLHNPPADADVDELALGHHWAQHRLAFEELLTHQLSQQRLRESMRSLRAPAMPKATKLPAKYLANLGFNPTGAQQRVGNEIAYDLSQHEPMLRLIQGDVGAGKTVVAALAALQALEAGYQVALMAPTEILAEQHFITFKRWLEPLGIDVAWLAGKLKGKNRVAALEQIASGTPMVVGTHALFQDEVQFKNLALVIIDEQHRFGVQQRLALRQKGVGGRMCPHQLIMTATPIPRTLAMSAYADLDTSILDELPPGRTPVNTVLVTDTRRVEVIERVRSACAEGRQAYWVCTLIEESEELTCQAAETTFEDLTAALGELKVGLIHGRMKPAEKAAVMAEFKAGNLQLLVATTVIEVGVDVPNASLMIIENPERLGLAQLHQLRGRVGRGSAVSHCVLLYHPPLSQIGRQRLGIMRETNDGFVIAEKDLELRGPGEMLGTRQTGLLQFKVADLMRDADLLPAVRDAAQALLERWPTHVSPLLDRWLRHGQQYGQV; encoded by the coding sequence ATGACGGAGCTGTCGCAGGTCTCGGTCACCGCACTCAAGGGTGTCGGTGAAGCCATGGCCGAAAAACTGGCCAAGGTCGGCCTGGAAAACCTCCAGGACGTGCTGTTCCACCTGCCGCTGCGTTATCAGGATCGCACCCGCGTGGTGCCGATCGGCGCGTTGCGGCCGGGACAGGACGCCGTGGTCGAAGGCACCGTCAGCGGCGCCGACGTGGTCATGGGCCGACGCCGCAGCCTCGTCGTGCGCTTGCAGGACGGCACCGGCGGACTGAGCCTGCGCTTCTACCACTTCAGCAACGCGCAGAAAGAAGGCCTCAAGCGTGGTACGCGGATTCGCTGCTACGGCGAGGCCCGGCCCGGCGCCTCGGGACTTGAGATCTACCATCCGGAATACCGCGCCATCAACGGTGACGAACCGCCGCCGGTGGATGAAACCCTGACCCCAGTCTACCCGCTGACCGAAGGCCTGACCCAGGCCCGTCTGCGCCAGTTGTGCATGCAGACCCTGACCCTGCTCAAACCAGCCACCCTGCCCGACTGGCTGCCGACCGAACTGGCCCGCGACTATCAACTGGCGCCGCTGGCCGACGCGATCCGCTACCTGCACAACCCGCCCGCCGATGCCGACGTCGACGAACTCGCCCTCGGCCATCACTGGGCCCAGCATCGCCTCGCTTTCGAAGAACTGCTGACTCACCAGCTATCTCAGCAGCGCCTGCGCGAAAGCATGCGTTCCCTGCGTGCGCCGGCGATGCCGAAAGCCACGAAGCTGCCAGCGAAATACCTGGCCAACCTCGGCTTCAACCCGACCGGCGCTCAGCAACGAGTCGGCAACGAAATCGCCTACGACCTCAGCCAGCACGAACCGATGCTGCGGCTGATTCAGGGTGACGTTGGCGCGGGCAAAACCGTGGTCGCCGCCCTCGCAGCGCTGCAAGCACTGGAAGCGGGTTATCAGGTCGCACTGATGGCGCCGACCGAGATCCTTGCCGAGCAACACTTCATCACCTTCAAGCGCTGGCTCGAGCCGCTGGGCATCGACGTGGCATGGCTGGCCGGCAAGCTCAAGGGCAAGAACCGCGTGGCCGCGCTGGAACAGATCGCCAGCGGCACGCCGATGGTGGTCGGCACCCACGCGCTGTTCCAGGACGAAGTGCAGTTCAAGAATCTGGCGCTGGTGATCATCGACGAACAACACCGCTTCGGCGTACAGCAACGTCTGGCGCTGCGGCAGAAAGGCGTCGGCGGGCGCATGTGTCCGCATCAACTGATCATGACCGCCACGCCGATTCCGCGGACGCTGGCGATGAGCGCCTACGCCGACCTCGACACCTCGATCCTCGACGAACTGCCGCCCGGCCGAACCCCGGTCAACACCGTGCTGGTCACCGACACCCGTCGCGTCGAAGTCATCGAACGGGTGCGCAGCGCCTGCGCCGAGGGCCGTCAGGCCTATTGGGTGTGCACGCTGATCGAAGAGTCCGAAGAGCTGACCTGCCAGGCCGCCGAAACCACTTTCGAGGACCTCACCGCCGCCCTCGGCGAGCTGAAGGTCGGGCTGATCCACGGCCGCATGAAGCCTGCCGAGAAAGCCGCCGTCATGGCCGAGTTCAAGGCCGGCAACCTGCAACTGCTGGTCGCCACCACCGTGATCGAAGTCGGCGTCGACGTACCCAACGCCAGCCTGATGATCATCGAAAACCCCGAGCGCCTCGGCCTTGCGCAACTGCACCAGTTGCGTGGCCGTGTCGGCCGGGGCAGCGCGGTCAGCCATTGCGTGCTGCTCTACCATCCGCCGCTGTCACAGATCGGCCGTCAGCGCCTGGGCATCATGCGCGAGACCAACGACGGTTTCGTCATCGCCGAAAAAGACCTCGAACTGCGCGGCCCCGGCGAAATGCTCGGCACCCGCCAGACCGGCCTGCTGCAATTCAAGGTCGCCGACCTGATGCGCGACGCCGATCTGCTGCCCGCCGTGCGCGATGCCGCCCAGGCCTTGCTCGAACGCTGGCCCACCCATGTCAGCCCGTTGCTCGACCGCTGGCTGCGACACGGGCAGCAATACGGCCAAGTGTGA
- a CDS encoding hydrogen peroxide-inducible genes activator: MTLTELRYIVTLAQEQHFGHAAERCHVSQPTLSVGVKKLEDELGVLIFERSKSAVRLTPVGEGIVAQAQKVLEQAQGIRELAQAGKNQLTAPLKVGAIYTVGPYLFPHLIPQLHRVAPQMPLYIEENFTHVLRDKLRNGELDAIIIALPFNEADVLTLQLYDEPFYVLMPAQHPWTQKESIDAALLNDKSLLLLGEGHCFRDQVLEACPTLTKGNDGAKHTTVESSSLETIRHMVASGLGISILPLSAVDSHHYAPGVIEVRPLSAPVPFRTVAIAWRASFPRPKAIEILADSIRLCSVAKPAAPVTAG; encoded by the coding sequence ATGACTCTCACAGAATTACGCTACATCGTTACCCTCGCCCAAGAGCAGCATTTCGGCCACGCGGCCGAGCGTTGCCACGTCAGCCAGCCGACCCTGTCGGTGGGCGTGAAAAAGCTTGAAGACGAACTCGGTGTGCTGATTTTCGAGCGCAGCAAAAGCGCCGTGCGCCTGACCCCGGTCGGCGAAGGCATCGTCGCCCAGGCGCAGAAAGTGCTGGAGCAGGCCCAAGGCATCCGCGAACTGGCCCAGGCTGGCAAGAACCAGCTGACCGCCCCGCTGAAAGTCGGCGCGATCTACACCGTCGGCCCGTACCTGTTCCCGCACCTGATTCCACAACTGCACCGGGTCGCCCCGCAGATGCCGTTGTACATCGAAGAAAACTTCACCCACGTGCTGCGCGACAAACTGCGCAACGGCGAGCTGGACGCGATCATCATCGCCCTGCCCTTCAACGAAGCCGACGTGCTGACCCTGCAACTCTACGACGAACCGTTCTACGTCCTGATGCCGGCCCAGCACCCGTGGACGCAAAAAGAATCCATCGACGCCGCCCTGCTCAACGACAAGAGCCTGCTGCTGCTCGGCGAGGGTCACTGCTTCCGCGATCAGGTGCTGGAAGCCTGCCCGACCCTGACCAAGGGCAACGACGGCGCCAAGCACACCACGGTCGAATCCAGCTCGCTGGAAACCATTCGCCACATGGTCGCGTCCGGCCTGGGCATCTCGATCCTGCCACTGTCGGCGGTGGACAGCCATCACTACGCTCCGGGCGTGATCGAAGTGCGTCCGTTGTCGGCACCGGTGCCATTCCGCACCGTGGCCATCGCCTGGCGCGCCAGCTTCCCGCGGCCGAAAGCCATCGAGATCCTCGCCGACTCCATTCGCCTGTGCTCGGTCGCCAAACCCGCCGCGCCGGTCACGGCCGGTTAA
- a CDS encoding type IV pilus biogenesis/stability protein PilW, whose protein sequence is MGSLKWVMIVMSLFVSAYALAENIQIVGVGGHMLTLKDKKWSRPAAELAIASFTANGKTFPLYVSDVGTETYDSWLSPDKKTVLLLQTLYGVVIGQEGEEIPTEETGCGVVSMENGCVLSQHAATFCYGKWEGNRWTYGEGEVLDLALTTPSPKDLLNRVSSIEIPQSRVEELEFNLRTISPDAYMACHPPARNVQALNDLAFYLAEGGSDELALKFYRGVEAVGKRTVLMLNIADSLWRLDRKDEAQRYYSQYRDAMSADGKAQKIPQRVVERSVLQGMKN, encoded by the coding sequence ATGGGCAGCCTTAAATGGGTGATGATAGTCATGAGCCTGTTCGTTTCTGCCTATGCCTTGGCTGAGAACATTCAGATCGTCGGGGTTGGCGGGCACATGTTGACGCTGAAGGATAAGAAATGGAGCAGGCCTGCTGCGGAGTTGGCGATCGCCTCGTTTACCGCGAATGGCAAGACTTTCCCACTCTATGTTTCCGACGTTGGTACCGAAACGTATGACAGTTGGCTAAGCCCTGACAAAAAAACAGTGCTGCTTCTTCAGACTCTGTATGGCGTTGTCATTGGTCAAGAGGGTGAAGAAATTCCAACAGAGGAGACTGGTTGCGGTGTCGTTTCGATGGAGAACGGTTGCGTACTGAGTCAGCACGCAGCCACGTTTTGCTACGGCAAGTGGGAGGGCAATCGATGGACCTACGGTGAAGGGGAAGTTCTTGACCTTGCCTTGACGACACCATCTCCAAAGGATTTGTTGAATCGAGTCTCAAGTATTGAGATACCGCAATCTCGCGTGGAAGAACTCGAATTCAATCTTCGCACTATAAGTCCAGACGCCTATATGGCTTGTCACCCACCGGCGCGCAATGTTCAAGCTCTCAACGACTTGGCCTTCTACTTGGCCGAGGGCGGTAGCGATGAACTTGCACTGAAGTTTTATCGCGGCGTTGAGGCCGTAGGAAAACGCACAGTGCTGATGTTGAACATCGCCGATTCTCTCTGGCGCCTTGATCGCAAAGACGAAGCGCAGCGCTATTACAGCCAGTACCGTGACGCGATGAGCGCCGACGGCAAGGCGCAGAAAATACCTCAACGCGTAGTTGAGCGATCCGTCCTTCAGGGAATGAAGAATTGA
- a CDS encoding lysozyme inhibitor LprI family protein — protein sequence MFVRFIALSFGCLFASFAIADDDCKEISVSSQVDRCVEAVRKEADSQLNASYKKLLARFESQQRTDPEQGKALVAMARESQRAWIKLRDTTCPLEATEIEPGMAAHVTTINNCMARMSLERAAYLDTIIADEPGNVVDLNKVFLSGSQRFGDVVARYVSTFGSPCLTVQILAPNGGWRVLSSKRFCSFDGKSFWSGYADAGFEGHVFANDGLHVTLSLTELRPIGEKRLACVIPIQNEQIKELKCGASELGASKVSGRVAERSAGVSGS from the coding sequence ATGTTTGTGCGTTTTATTGCGTTGTCCTTTGGATGCCTGTTTGCCTCTTTCGCAATTGCCGATGACGACTGCAAAGAGATTTCCGTGAGCTCACAGGTGGATCGCTGCGTGGAGGCGGTCCGCAAGGAAGCCGATTCACAGCTCAATGCCAGCTACAAGAAACTGCTGGCACGATTTGAGTCTCAGCAACGGACCGACCCGGAGCAGGGCAAGGCACTTGTTGCCATGGCCAGAGAATCCCAGCGTGCCTGGATCAAACTGCGCGACACCACGTGCCCGCTCGAAGCCACGGAAATTGAGCCTGGGATGGCAGCGCATGTCACGACCATCAATAACTGCATGGCAAGAATGAGCCTGGAGCGTGCGGCTTATCTGGACACGATCATCGCTGATGAGCCGGGGAATGTGGTTGATCTCAACAAGGTGTTTCTGTCCGGCTCCCAGCGCTTTGGCGATGTCGTGGCGCGTTATGTCAGCACCTTTGGCAGTCCTTGTTTGACGGTTCAGATTCTGGCGCCTAACGGCGGTTGGAGAGTGCTTTCTTCAAAGCGTTTTTGCAGTTTTGATGGCAAGTCGTTTTGGTCGGGTTATGCCGACGCGGGATTTGAGGGGCACGTATTTGCGAACGACGGTTTGCACGTGACACTTAGCCTGACAGAGCTTCGTCCTATCGGCGAAAAGCGCCTGGCCTGTGTCATTCCGATTCAGAACGAGCAGATCAAAGAGCTGAAGTGCGGCGCCTCCGAGCTCGGTGCCTCGAAGGTATCTGGACGGGTAGCTGAACGCAGCGCCGGAGTATCCGGATCATGA
- a CDS encoding alpha/beta hydrolase translates to MSKPLMYLLAGNGSAADWWDDALPHFQRYDVVPLELPGFGANPQPPCEDLAAYAQTLLAMTQKGSAIMAVGVNALLVLHALQRRPGHFARSVLLAPVGAFLWQRRLPALMSPLPIRKSIHWLLSNKPTLFARKFSNQTWTPAQYQRMGAGYARCRAFVPHWDLIRADTALPLLEWITDPVELVWGDQDKVLGIEQAAAWSAILARADLTISLKPGWGHYPWIDAPAQFAQWLESGERGFVAHTKGGRLRLAELARQPVPAALTLNDCNDPRLPAFLASQSQATWAVRSSSYGEDQADSANAGLSTTYLREPAANVPARIAALTAEGVEEVVVQRFITPQVSGIAFVRHLSVELEWVEGHLESLADGQISPERATLSRLGDAWRSGTFATARGLTEDVLWRFLQDVLRVFHYVPGDVEWAWDGTQLWLLQYRPISDYGWRRHLTAANIAEILPPQPSVLVEYAQRRAAASIPAIMARWDARVLQDNEPFTAVFGGASYINNDLFLARLADWGISASNYAGEVGGATPHLPWRPLRMLRSLPLFLRMQRIARGHLLSLEHGLQRFDRELTDLVAQGADGQELADWFTRFYVFVVQGNLCIATALASSGGDWLGRPPTAYDNLENSPHRLPWETDPATPRPASSALPLQAFPQWSGLIRFAHSTGLPGLRGYYLQVREWYRDNLMRIFFRLHHSMPLADREHWFAPHPDIRTRDGSFWQDGREGAEQATGFMIYPGQVRGILGEDILLEDTLDPGRHAHYQAARAVIARMGGRLSHGSTLLRELRKPSAVMPQVDLAWIGCEVLYRDGELELMNSKDVK, encoded by the coding sequence ATGAGCAAGCCCCTGATGTACCTCTTGGCCGGCAACGGCAGCGCCGCCGATTGGTGGGATGACGCGCTGCCGCACTTTCAGCGTTACGACGTGGTGCCGCTGGAGCTGCCGGGCTTCGGCGCCAACCCGCAGCCGCCCTGCGAGGATCTGGCGGCTTATGCGCAGACCTTGTTGGCGATGACGCAAAAGGGCAGCGCGATCATGGCCGTCGGGGTCAACGCGTTGCTGGTGCTGCATGCGCTGCAACGTCGGCCCGGGCACTTTGCTCGCAGTGTGTTGCTGGCGCCGGTGGGCGCCTTTTTGTGGCAGCGCCGATTGCCGGCGTTGATGTCACCGCTGCCGATCCGCAAGTCCATTCACTGGCTGCTGTCGAACAAGCCCACGCTGTTTGCGCGCAAGTTCTCCAACCAGACCTGGACACCCGCGCAGTACCAGCGCATGGGCGCCGGTTATGCGCGCTGCCGTGCGTTTGTGCCGCACTGGGATCTGATCCGTGCCGACACCGCGCTGCCATTGTTGGAGTGGATCACCGACCCGGTCGAGTTGGTCTGGGGCGATCAGGACAAGGTGCTCGGCATCGAACAAGCCGCCGCATGGTCGGCGATTCTTGCGCGCGCAGATCTGACCATCAGCCTGAAACCCGGTTGGGGCCATTACCCGTGGATCGACGCGCCCGCGCAGTTTGCGCAGTGGCTGGAGTCGGGCGAGCGCGGCTTCGTCGCGCACACCAAGGGCGGGCGTTTGCGTCTGGCGGAACTGGCCCGGCAACCGGTGCCGGCGGCGCTGACCCTCAACGATTGCAACGATCCGCGACTACCGGCCTTTCTCGCCAGCCAATCACAGGCGACCTGGGCGGTGCGTTCCTCCAGTTACGGCGAAGATCAGGCCGACTCGGCGAATGCCGGTTTGAGCACGACCTATCTGCGCGAGCCGGCTGCCAACGTGCCAGCGCGTATTGCCGCGCTGACTGCCGAAGGTGTCGAGGAAGTGGTGGTGCAGCGTTTCATCACGCCACAGGTGTCGGGCATCGCGTTTGTGCGCCATCTGTCGGTGGAGCTCGAGTGGGTTGAAGGCCATCTCGAATCCCTTGCCGACGGTCAGATCAGTCCGGAACGTGCGACGCTTTCGCGGCTCGGCGATGCCTGGCGCAGTGGCACGTTCGCGACCGCCCGCGGTTTGACCGAAGACGTGCTGTGGCGCTTTCTCCAGGATGTCCTGCGGGTGTTTCACTATGTGCCGGGCGATGTCGAATGGGCCTGGGACGGTACGCAACTGTGGCTGCTGCAATACCGGCCGATCAGCGACTACGGCTGGCGCCGCCACCTGACGGCCGCCAACATCGCCGAGATCCTGCCGCCGCAACCCAGCGTGCTGGTGGAGTACGCCCAGCGCCGGGCCGCCGCGAGCATTCCGGCGATCATGGCCCGTTGGGATGCGCGGGTGTTGCAGGACAACGAACCGTTCACGGCCGTGTTTGGCGGCGCGTCCTACATCAACAACGACCTGTTTCTCGCACGATTGGCCGACTGGGGCATCAGTGCCAGCAACTATGCCGGTGAAGTCGGCGGCGCGACTCCGCATTTGCCGTGGCGACCGCTGCGGATGTTGCGTTCGCTACCGTTGTTTCTGCGCATGCAGCGTATCGCTCGCGGGCATTTGCTGAGCCTTGAGCACGGCTTGCAGCGCTTCGACCGGGAGCTGACCGACCTCGTCGCCCAGGGTGCTGACGGTCAGGAACTGGCCGACTGGTTCACCCGGTTCTATGTGTTCGTGGTGCAGGGCAATCTGTGCATCGCCACGGCGCTGGCCAGCAGCGGCGGGGACTGGCTGGGCCGACCGCCCACCGCTTACGACAACCTGGAAAACAGCCCTCATCGACTGCCGTGGGAGACCGATCCGGCCACACCTCGACCCGCGTCGAGCGCGTTGCCACTACAGGCCTTCCCGCAATGGTCAGGCCTGATCCGTTTCGCCCATTCAACCGGCCTGCCGGGCCTGCGTGGTTACTACCTGCAAGTACGCGAGTGGTATCGCGACAACCTGATGCGCATCTTCTTCCGCCTGCATCACTCCATGCCACTGGCGGATCGCGAACACTGGTTTGCGCCGCACCCGGACATCCGCACGCGCGACGGCAGCTTCTGGCAGGACGGCCGCGAAGGTGCCGAACAGGCCACCGGATTCATGATTTACCCGGGGCAGGTGCGGGGCATTCTTGGCGAAGACATCTTGCTGGAAGACACCCTCGATCCGGGGCGTCACGCGCACTATCAGGCAGCGCGGGCGGTGATTGCGCGGATGGGTGGGCGGTTGTCGCATGGTTCGACGTTGTTGCGGGAACTGCGCAAGCCCTCGGCGGTGATGCCGCAGGTGGATCTGGCGTGGATCGGGTGCGAAGTGTTGTATCGGGATGGTGAATTGGAATTGATGAATTCGAAGGATGTGAAGTGA
- a CDS encoding DUF6124 family protein, whose product MIKPTPNPPETPETSPYESPDSKKLHEAAERALDHHFKPTAPRPKRLGGLFALCPNTDAEALMANASEDLLSISAFAANLADDLDGPRRSMALGLSRMADGVRLMVEGTLDHIEFREYQAKP is encoded by the coding sequence ATGATCAAACCAACACCCAATCCACCCGAAACGCCAGAAACCTCCCCCTACGAATCCCCCGATTCAAAGAAACTCCACGAAGCCGCCGAACGCGCCCTAGACCACCATTTCAAACCCACCGCTCCACGGCCAAAACGCCTCGGTGGCCTGTTCGCCCTCTGCCCCAACACCGACGCCGAAGCCCTCATGGCCAACGCGTCCGAAGACCTCTTGTCAATCAGCGCCTTCGCCGCCAACCTGGCCGACGACCTCGACGGCCCCCGCCGCTCGATGGCACTGGGCCTGAGCAGAATGGCGGACGGCGTGCGGTTGATGGTGGAAGGCACGCTCGATCACATTGAGTTTCGGGAGTATCAAGCCAAGCCGTAG
- a CDS encoding SCP2 sterol-binding domain-containing protein, protein MKFRFLLWMLGLLMGKASRTNPEFQQQLGDKDLVFQLQTLDGKVARHFVVKGQRITSKSGVVAEPAFAIAFKDAAFGFATMQAKNKQLAFMQGIQDKSIQLKGNPALVMWFQGLMKYLKPRKAKPKA, encoded by the coding sequence ATGAAATTTCGTTTTCTTCTGTGGATGCTGGGTCTGTTGATGGGTAAGGCCAGTCGGACAAATCCTGAGTTCCAGCAGCAGTTGGGTGACAAGGATCTGGTTTTTCAGCTGCAGACTCTGGACGGGAAAGTGGCGCGGCATTTTGTGGTGAAGGGCCAGCGCATTACCAGCAAGTCCGGGGTGGTGGCGGAGCCGGCGTTTGCGATTGCCTTTAAAGACGCGGCGTTCGGGTTTGCCACGATGCAGGCGAAGAACAAGCAGCTGGCGTTCATGCAGGGGATTCAGGACAAGTCGATCCAGCTCAAGGGCAACCCGGCGCTGGTGATGTGGTTTCAGGGGTTGATGAAGTATTTGAAGCCGCGGAAGGCCAAGCCGAAGGCATAG
- a CDS encoding aminoacyl-tRNA deacylase and HDOD domain-containing protein codes for MTEAALAPESPHAPSVIRLLLNKLGVAYEEVLDHHGLNASRKVQAVLLDDAVGALMVLFPQSQLLDLNRLAELTGRRLTAVSTERLEKMLGKHSLSLLPGLPALTSSPCLYEESLLREPKLLINSGEPGLLLEIASEDFKTMLTKASAANFGEALSSIRPNLDRPDDDREEITQAVQAFTARRIQQRLEATIEIPPLAETAQKIIKLRVDPNATIDDITGVVETDPALAAQVVSWAASPYYASPGKIRSVEDAIVRVLGFDLVINLALGLALGKTLSLPKDHPQHTTPYWQQSIYTAAVIEGLTRAMPRAQRPESGLTYLAGLLHNFGYLLLAHVFPPHFSLICRHLEVNPHLCHSYVEQHLLGISREQIGSWLMRYWDMPDELATALRFQHDPNYDGAYAEYPNLVCLAVRLLRSRGIGSGPDEDIPDALLERVGLTRDKANDVVSKVLEAEVLLRELASQFSQA; via the coding sequence ATGACCGAAGCTGCTCTCGCCCCCGAATCCCCGCACGCTCCGTCTGTTATTCGGCTGCTGCTCAACAAGCTGGGCGTCGCCTACGAAGAAGTGCTCGACCACCACGGCCTCAACGCCTCGCGCAAAGTGCAGGCCGTGTTGCTGGACGACGCGGTCGGTGCGCTGATGGTGCTGTTTCCACAGAGCCAGTTGCTGGATCTCAACCGCCTCGCCGAGCTGACAGGCCGTCGCCTGACCGCCGTGTCCACCGAGCGCCTGGAAAAGATGCTCGGCAAACACAGCCTGAGCCTGCTGCCAGGCCTGCCGGCGCTGACCAGCTCGCCGTGCCTCTACGAAGAAAGCCTGCTGCGCGAGCCGAAGTTGCTGATCAACTCCGGCGAGCCGGGCCTGCTGCTGGAAATCGCCAGCGAAGATTTCAAGACCATGCTGACCAAGGCCAGCGCCGCCAACTTCGGCGAAGCCCTGAGCAGCATCCGCCCGAACCTCGACCGCCCGGACGATGACCGCGAGGAAATCACCCAGGCCGTGCAGGCGTTCACCGCGCGGCGCATCCAGCAACGTCTGGAAGCGACCATCGAGATTCCGCCGCTGGCCGAAACCGCACAAAAAATCATCAAGCTGCGCGTCGACCCGAACGCCACCATCGACGACATTACCGGCGTGGTCGAAACCGACCCGGCGCTGGCCGCACAAGTGGTGAGCTGGGCGGCGTCGCCGTACTACGCCTCGCCGGGCAAGATCCGTTCGGTGGAAGACGCGATCGTCCGCGTGCTGGGCTTCGATCTTGTGATCAACCTGGCGCTGGGCCTGGCCCTCGGCAAAACCCTGAGCCTGCCCAAGGATCACCCGCAACACACCACGCCGTACTGGCAGCAGTCGATCTACACCGCCGCCGTCATCGAAGGCCTGACCCGCGCCATGCCGCGCGCCCAGCGTCCGGAATCCGGCCTGACCTACCTCGCCGGCCTGCTGCACAACTTCGGCTACCTGCTGCTGGCCCACGTGTTCCCGCCGCACTTCTCGCTGATCTGCCGCCACCTGGAGGTCAACCCGCACCTGTGCCACAGCTACGTCGAGCAACACCTGCTGGGCATCAGCCGCGAACAGATCGGCTCCTGGCTGATGCGCTACTGGGACATGCCGGACGAACTGGCCACCGCCCTGCGCTTCCAGCACGACCCGAACTACGACGGCGCCTACGCCGAATACCCGAACCTCGTCTGCCTGGCCGTGCGCCTGCTGCGCAGTCGCGGGATTGGTTCCGGCCCGGATGAAGACATTCCGGATGCGTTGCTGGAGCGCGTGGGCCTGACTCGCGACAAGGCTAATGACGTCGTGAGCAAAGTGCTTGAGGCGGAAGTGCTGTTGCGTGAACTGGCTTCGCAGTTCAGCCAGGCTTAA